A part of Aegilops tauschii subsp. strangulata cultivar AL8/78 chromosome 2, Aet v6.0, whole genome shotgun sequence genomic DNA contains:
- the LOC109767496 gene encoding pre-rRNA-processing protein ESF1, with product MAPTADSVDLKGQKKAKKSNSKDERKHRKDKHERPAADEASPRNEAKRKHKGGQEGKEHGKKPKKEKKAGAEAEAMGAEVKRGDEKMKRAMEDERFAAARTDPRFRPMRRKEAKVALDSRFNGMLTNPMFASSEAPVDKRGRRRKKGAKENPMLHYYLKQEEGDEKEKDKEKVKLVQEDDDDEVEEEDEQVEESSSSDDEEEEEEEEEDDDECSVGSDIAHYLMARHDDTPMIDKETHRLAVVNMDWDHIKAVDLYMVMTSCIPKGGRVLSVSIYPSEFGLKCMNIETTQGPSTLLGIHGDNDGDGGEDDNDNGNDSDSDEEDDEEDREHDSEDDNDNDNDGDEDDDNDSVEDGDEEDEHDSDSENNKLRTYELNRLRYYYAVVVCDSSTTANHLYTTLDGTEFLKTANVFDLQFISDSMEFKHPARDVATEAPPNYKEPDFETRALQHSKVKLTWDDDEPERKKKLRRKFNDEQLDDLGVFLASDSESDDDVDDSGDEPRPNGVAKRKLTNKERLALLLEGDKSDEEQTDDQDMEITFNTELEDLSKRILERKSSEKKTVWEMHQEKMKEKRKARKRSSKDDDDEDGADEDDDFFEDEKSDEDVKPMKKQKVKAKGKEKGKGKDKLPEEHFEPEATKEELELLVADQDAGNGAKGFNIKRKSKKGKKGKDSVEDKHPHIDLSNDKRFDPMFTSHLFALDPTDPQYKRSADFKRKQAGKKGVHAVTLDSEPPVEESSPGSTLPPDDASTRNIKQKHAGASTEKLQMLSAVKSLKRNLTAFKKGSSTSER from the exons ATGGCGCCGACGGCCGACTCCGTCGACCTCAAGGGTCAAAAGAAGGCCAAGAAATCCAATTCCAAAGATGAGAGAAAGCACCGGAAGGATAAGCATGAGCGTCCCGCCGCGGACGAAGCGTCTCCCCGCAACGAGGCCAAACGCAAGCACAAGGGCGGGCAGGAGGGCAAGGAGCACGGCAAGAAGCCCAAGAAGGAGAAGAAGGCTGGGGCTGAGGCCGAGGCTATGGGGGCGGAGGTGAAGCGGGGAGACGAGAAGATGAAGCGGGCGATGGAGGACGAGCGATTCGCGGCGGCGCGGACCGACCCGAGGTTCAGGCCGATGCGGCGGAAGGAGGCCAAAGTCGCCCTGGACTCGAGGTTCAACGGCATGCTGACCAACCCGATGTTCGCTTCGTCGGAGGCGCCGGTGGACAAGCGCGGCAGGCGCCGCAAGAAGGGCGCCAAGGAGAACCCCATGCTGCATTACTATCTCAAACAAGAGGAGGGGGATGAAAAGGAGAAAGACAAGGAGAAAGTGAAGCTGGTCCAAGAAGATGATGACGATGAGGTGGAAGAAGAGGATGAGCAAGTTGAAGAGAGTTCTAGTAGCGatgacgaagaggaggaggaggaggaggaggaggacgatgacGAG TGCTCTGTCGGCAGTGACATTGCTCATTACTTGATGGCGAGGCATGATGATACACCTATGATTGATAAGGAAACTCATAGGCTTGCTGTTGTTAACATGGACTGGGATCACATTAAG GCGGTGGACTTGTATATGGTGATGACATCTTGCATCCCAAAAGGTGGACGAGTTCTATCAGTCTCAATATATCCGTCAGAATTTGGACTGAAGTGCATGAACATTGAGACAACTCAAGGCCCGTCTACTCTTCTTGGTATCCATGGTGATAATGATGGTGATGGTGGGGAAGATGACAATGATAATGGCAATGACAGTGACAGTGACGAAGAGGATGACGAAGAAGATCGTGAGCATGACTCTGAAGATGACAATGATAATGACAATGACGGTGATGAAGACGATGACAATGACAGTGTTGAAGACGGCGACGAAGAAGATGAGCATGACTCTGATTCTGAGAACAACAAGCTGCGTACTTATGAGCTAAACAGACTGAG GTACTACTATGCAGTTGTGGTGTGTGATTCCAGTACAACTGCAAATCACCTATACACCACTCTTGATGGTACCGAGTTCTTGAAAACAGCAAATGTGTTCGATTTGCAGTTTATTTCGGACTCTATGGAGTTCAAACATCCTGCTCGCGATGTGGCTACAGAG GCACCTCCGAATTACAAGGAGCCTGATTTTGAGACTCGTGCTTTGCAACATAGCAAAGTTAAGCTCACATGGGATGATGATGAGCCAGAGCGTAAGAAGAAACTGAGGCGGAAGTTCAACGATGAACAG TTAGATGACCTTGGTGTATTTTTAGCGAGTGATAGTGAGTCAGATGACGATGTAGATGATTCTGGTGACGAGCCTCGACCAAATGGAGTAGCGAAAAGGAAGTTAACAAATAAGGAACGGTTGGCTCTTTTACTAGAAGGAGATAAATCGGATGAGGAACAAACTGATGACCAGGACATGGAGATAACATTCAACACGGAACTTGAGGACCTTAGCAAACGTATCCTTGAGAGGAAGAGCAGCGAGAAGAAGACTGTCTGGGAGATGCACCAAGAAAAAATGAAGGAAAAGCGGAAAGCTAGGAAGAGGTCGTCgaaggatgatgatgatgaagatggtgctgatgaagatgATGATTTCTTTGAGGATGAAAAGTCTGATGAAGACGTTAAGCCAATGAAGAAGCAGAAGGTGAAGGCCAAAGGTAAAGAAAAAGGGAAAGGAAAGGACAAGCTCCCAGAGGAACATTTCGAACCAGAAGCAACTAAAGAAGAGTTGGAGCTCTTGGTTGCTGATCAGGATGCAGGCAATGGTGCAAAGGGCTTTAACATAAAACGCAAGAGTAAAAAGGGCAAGAAGGGCAAGGATTCTGTCGAGGACAAACATCCTCATATTGATCTTAGCAATGACAAGAGGTTTGATCCCATGTTCACGTCTCATCTGTTTGCGCTGGATCCTACTGATCCCCAGTACAAGAG GAGTGCCGACTTCAAACGAAAGCAAGCTGGGAAGAAGGGCGTGCATGCAGTTACATTGGATAGTGAACCACCTGTGGAGGAGTCATCTCCGGGGAGTACATTGCCACCTGATGATGCATCGACTAGGAACATCAAGCAGAAACATGCTGGGGCGTCCACGGAGAAGCTACAAATGTTATCTGCTGTTAAGTCTCTCAAAAGGAACCTTACAGCGTTCAAGAAAGGAAGCAGCACGAGTGAACGATAG